In one Rutidosis leptorrhynchoides isolate AG116_Rl617_1_P2 chromosome 8, CSIRO_AGI_Rlap_v1, whole genome shotgun sequence genomic region, the following are encoded:
- the LOC139862311 gene encoding probable dolichyl-diphosphooligosaccharide--protein glycosyltransferase subunit 3B — translation MAISPLIILLLLSITPFLAGIITATADDSGLLMELKSIQSRSPSSVIHLNDNLLRRIVTTKPRSFSIVIFFDAIQLHDKSELHLKSLKSEFNILSDSFTINNQNSPSTLSKLFFCDIEFGESQQSFAQFAVAAVPHIRLLPPDAVNLKSDSIAMDAGDFSRLAESMSEFIESKTRLSIGHIHRPPIVSKMQLGFIIAAFLISLPFMFKKLLAGETLFHHKRFWLSASVFVYFFSVSGTMHNIIRKMPMFISDRNDPSKLVYFYQGSGMQLGAEGFAIGFLYTIVGLLLAFVTHVLVRVKNTTAQRIIMIIAMVVSVWAVRKVVYLDNWKTGYAVHAYLPSSW, via the coding sequence ATGGCGATTTCACCTCTAATCATACTCCTCTTACTTTCAATCACACCATTTCTCGCCGGAATCATCACCGCCACCGCCGATGATTCAGGTCTACTCATGGAACTCAAATCAATCCAATCACGTTCTCCCTCCTCCGTCATCCACCTAAACGACAACCTCCTCCGTCGTATCGTCACCACCAAACCCCGTTCCTTTTCCATAGTTATCTTCTTCGATGCAATTCAACTACACGATAAATCCGAACTGCATCTCAAATCACTCAAATCCGAATTCAATATCTTATCAGATTCCTTCACTATAAACAACCAAAATTCACCTTCCACACTCTCTAAACTCTTCTTCTGCGATATCGAATTCGGCGAATCGCAACAATCATTCGCTCAATTCGCCGTTGCTGCAGTACCTCACATCCGTTTGCTACCACCAGATGCTGTCAATTTGAAATCAGATTCGATCGCGATGGACGCCGGAGACTTCTCGCGGTTAGCCGAATCAATGTCGGAGTTTATCGAATCGAAAACGAGGCTTTCGATAGGTCATATTCATCGTCCACCGATTGTTTCGAAAATGCAGTTAGGGTTTATAATTGCTGCCTTTTTAATATCGTTACCGTTTATGTTTAAGAAGTTATTAGCTGGTGAAACATTGTTTCATCATAAGAGGTTTTGGCTTTCGGCTTCGGTTTTTGTTTACTTTTTTAGCGTTTCGGGTACTATGCATAATATAATTCGTAAAATGCCGATGTTTATATCCGATAGAAATGATCCAAGTAAGCTGGTATACTTTTACCAAGGGTCTGGAATGCAATTGGGAGCTGAGGGGTTTGCCATAGGGTTTTTGTATACGATTGTCGGATTGTTGCTGGCATTTGTTACTCACGTTTTGGTTAGGGTGAAGAATACGACTGCTCAGaggattattatgattatagcCATGGTTGTTTCGGTTTGGGCTGTGAGGAAAGTTGTGTACTTGGATAATTGGAAGACTGGGTATGCTGTTCATGCTTATTTGCCTTCGAGCTGGTGA